A part of Synechococcus sp. KORDI-49 genomic DNA contains:
- the hemB gene encoding porphobilinogen synthase codes for MELTYRPRRLRRTPALRAMVRETSLSAADFIYPLFVHEGVGVEPIGAMPGANRWSLEQLSGEVQRAWDLGVRCVVLFPKVAEGLKTEDGAECFNENGLIPRAIRQLKRDVPEMAIMTDVALDPYSCDGHDGIVSEQGIVLNDETIEQLCQQAVVQAAAGADLIGPSDMMDGRVGAIREALDDEGFDQVGIISYTAKYSSAYYGPFREALDSAPRAAGSKPIPKNKDTYQMDPANAREAITEAQLDEQEGADIMMVKPGLAYLDIIHRLRQESELPIAAYNVSGEYSMVKAAAERGWIDERAVVLETLLSFKRAGADLILTYHACDAAGWLKGG; via the coding sequence ATGGAGCTCACCTACCGCCCCCGACGTCTGCGTCGCACTCCCGCTCTTCGAGCCATGGTGCGGGAAACAAGTCTGTCGGCGGCTGATTTCATTTACCCCCTGTTCGTGCACGAAGGAGTGGGCGTTGAACCGATCGGCGCCATGCCGGGTGCGAACCGCTGGAGTTTGGAGCAGCTCAGCGGGGAGGTGCAGCGGGCCTGGGATCTCGGCGTCCGCTGCGTCGTGCTGTTTCCGAAGGTGGCCGAGGGATTGAAGACCGAGGACGGGGCCGAGTGCTTCAACGAGAACGGTCTGATCCCACGGGCGATCCGTCAGCTCAAGAGAGATGTGCCGGAGATGGCGATCATGACCGATGTCGCCCTGGACCCCTATTCCTGCGATGGCCATGACGGCATCGTGAGCGAGCAGGGCATCGTGCTCAACGATGAGACGATCGAGCAGCTCTGTCAGCAGGCCGTGGTGCAGGCGGCAGCAGGCGCGGATCTGATCGGACCCAGCGACATGATGGACGGGCGTGTCGGAGCCATCCGGGAAGCTCTCGATGACGAGGGTTTCGATCAGGTGGGCATCATCAGCTACACCGCCAAATACTCGTCCGCGTATTACGGGCCCTTCCGGGAGGCGCTGGACTCTGCCCCAAGGGCTGCGGGCAGCAAACCGATCCCGAAGAACAAAGACACTTATCAGATGGATCCCGCCAATGCTCGGGAAGCGATCACGGAAGCCCAGCTCGACGAGCAGGAGGGCGCCGACATCATGATGGTGAAGCCGGGTCTGGCCTATCTCGACATCATTCATCGGCTGCGGCAGGAGTCGGAGCTGCCGATTGCCGCCTACAACGTCAGCGGCGAATACTCGATGGTCAAGGCTGCTGCCGAACGTGGCTGGATCGATGAACGGGCTGTGGTGCTGGAAACGCTGCTGAGCTTCAAGCGGGCCGGAGCTGATCTGATCCTCACTTATCACGCCTGCGATGCGGCCGGCTGGCTGAAGGGCGGCTGA
- a CDS encoding VOC family protein gives MASVDRLGHVAIRVQDVTRAVAFYEGLGMRLVWKADDWCYLEAGPGRDGLALLGPDYKAAGPHFAFHFRDRDDVDQIHQQLQQSGVFVGSVHDHRDGTASFYLKDPDGNWLEMLYEPPGGIPSNCS, from the coding sequence ATGGCATCGGTGGATCGTCTCGGCCATGTGGCCATCCGCGTCCAGGACGTCACCCGTGCCGTGGCCTTTTACGAGGGGCTGGGCATGCGCCTTGTGTGGAAAGCGGACGACTGGTGTTATCTCGAGGCAGGGCCCGGGCGCGACGGGCTTGCCCTGCTGGGTCCGGATTACAAGGCTGCCGGCCCCCACTTCGCCTTCCACTTCCGTGACCGCGACGACGTGGATCAGATCCATCAACAGCTTCAGCAGTCCGGTGTGTTCGTGGGGTCTGTGCATGACCACCGCGATGGCACGGCTTCCTTCTACCTGAAGGATCCAGACGGCAACTGGCTGGAGATGCTTTATGAACCCCCCGGTGGCATTCCTTCCAACTGCAGCTGA
- a CDS encoding ABC transporter ATP-binding protein, with protein MAGVRFEALCKSYPGRRGGRPVDVIRSLDLMIEDGEFLVLVGPSGCGKSTLLRLLAGLELPSAGEILIGDRPVSRVRPAQRDVAMVFQSYALYPHLSVRDNLSFGLRRSRSLPPLQRLQDQLHRSARHLPPCLQVPSPRERRIETRVGEVAESLELTDLLDRLPKELSGGQKQRVALGRAMARQPKVFLMDEPLSNLDAKLRNSTRTRIVELQKQLGTTTLYVTHDQVEAMTMGHRIAVLNQGYLQQLGTPMELYRWPSNLFVAQFIGSPPMALLPVTVAPAATLLLEDRRLPVEGPMAEALPALEGQVLTAGLRPEGWRVAPSTNRNLPAEIRHVEVLGNEQLITCQLLHGGHLVTVRTEADLAVIVGGRLHLDPDPQGWRLFDAEGDAICPPEPARSSPEEPQLPRL; from the coding sequence GCTACCCAGGCCGACGAGGGGGCCGCCCCGTCGACGTGATCCGAAGCCTTGATCTGATGATCGAGGACGGTGAGTTTCTCGTGCTTGTCGGACCTTCCGGCTGCGGCAAAAGCACGCTTCTTCGTCTTCTGGCAGGACTTGAACTCCCATCCGCCGGAGAGATCCTGATCGGTGATCGACCCGTCAGCAGGGTGCGGCCGGCCCAACGGGATGTGGCCATGGTGTTTCAGAGCTACGCGCTCTATCCGCATCTGAGCGTCCGGGACAACCTCAGCTTCGGGCTGCGACGCAGCCGCTCTCTGCCGCCACTGCAGCGTCTGCAGGATCAGCTGCACCGAAGTGCTCGCCACCTGCCGCCCTGCCTGCAGGTGCCCAGTCCCCGCGAGCGACGCATCGAAACGCGCGTGGGGGAGGTGGCTGAGTCGCTGGAACTGACGGACTTGCTGGATCGACTGCCGAAGGAACTCTCCGGTGGCCAGAAACAGCGGGTCGCTCTCGGACGTGCGATGGCCCGGCAGCCAAAGGTCTTTCTGATGGACGAGCCGCTCAGCAATCTCGATGCCAAGCTGCGAAACAGCACCCGGACCCGCATCGTCGAGCTGCAGAAACAGCTGGGGACCACGACGCTGTATGTGACTCACGATCAGGTCGAAGCGATGACGATGGGTCATCGCATCGCCGTGCTCAATCAGGGATACCTGCAGCAGCTGGGGACTCCCATGGAGTTGTACCGATGGCCCTCGAATCTGTTCGTCGCCCAGTTCATCGGCAGCCCGCCGATGGCCCTGCTGCCGGTCACGGTGGCACCCGCAGCCACCCTGCTGCTGGAGGATCGTCGACTGCCGGTGGAGGGGCCGATGGCCGAGGCACTCCCCGCACTGGAGGGGCAGGTGCTCACGGCAGGGCTGCGGCCGGAAGGCTGGAGGGTCGCCCCTTCTACCAATCGCAACCTGCCGGCGGAGATCCGTCATGTCGAAGTGCTGGGCAACGAGCAGCTGATCACCTGTCAGCTGCTCCATGGCGGTCACCTGGTGACGGTGCGCACCGAGGCGGACCTTGCGGTGATCGTGGGAGGAAGGCTGCACCTGGATCCCGATCCCCAGGGCTGGCGGCTGTTTGACGCCGAAGGCGATGCCATCTGCCCACCGGAACCTGCCCGGAGCTCACCCGAAGAACCACAGCTTCCCCGTCTCTGA
- a CDS encoding endonuclease MutS2 → MNPPVAFLPTAADAPVERDRALQETLGLLEWPRVCEHLSGFASTAMGRVAARSLSLPAGLAQSRTALKETVELVTLDDLSEGGISFRGVRDLRPVVLRCSKGGTASGEELLAVAETLATARRLRRQIDEPELRPACSDLIAAMVTLPELEQRLKFALEEGGRVADRASAPLAGLRRQWDGLRQERRDKLQDLLRRLGPLLQDTVIAQRHGRPVLAVKAGAVGQVPGQVHDSSASGSTLFVEPRSVLAIGNRLVDIEARIREEELRVLAELSERVAEQEQPLNVLNGVLLRLDLALARGRYGRWLGGSVPQLEDRPEAPFRLENLRHPLLVWQEKHDEGPAVVPISVEVSEELRVVAITGPNTGGKTVTLKSIGLAALMARAGMLLPCSGQPSLPWCAQVLADIGDEQSLQQSLSTFSGHVKRIGRILDALQQGPAPALVLLDEVGAGTDPSEGTALATALLKALADRARLTIATTHFGELKALKYGDGRFENASVAFNPETLSPTYELLWGIPGRSNALAIATRLGLDRQVLDQAQELLAPAGDGEVNSVIRGLEEQRQRQQAAAEDAAALLARTELLHEELLQRWQQQKQQSAERQEQGRQRLERSIRDGQKEVRTLIRRLRDGQADGETARRAGQRLRKLEDRHRPEPERRAHAGWRPQVGDRIRLLALGKAADVLEMSDDGLQLTVRCGVMRSTVELAAVESLDGRKPEPPEAVVKVKARTPSGGGGQVRTSRNTVDVRGLRVHEAEAAVEEHLRSASGAVWVIHGIGTGKLKRGLRAWLDTVPYVERVTDADQGDGGQGCSVVWLR, encoded by the coding sequence ATGAACCCCCCGGTGGCATTCCTTCCAACTGCAGCTGACGCCCCCGTCGAGCGGGATCGTGCTCTGCAGGAGACGCTCGGGCTCCTGGAATGGCCGCGGGTCTGCGAGCACCTCTCCGGGTTCGCGTCCACGGCGATGGGACGCGTTGCTGCACGGTCCCTGTCGCTGCCGGCTGGCCTTGCCCAAAGTCGAACGGCTCTGAAGGAGACCGTGGAACTGGTGACCCTCGATGATCTGAGCGAGGGAGGGATCAGCTTCCGAGGCGTACGGGATCTGCGGCCGGTTGTGTTGCGTTGCAGCAAAGGCGGCACCGCATCCGGGGAGGAGCTGCTGGCGGTGGCGGAGACCCTGGCAACCGCACGGCGGCTTCGGCGGCAGATCGATGAACCGGAGCTTCGACCGGCGTGCAGCGATCTGATCGCTGCGATGGTGACCCTTCCGGAGCTGGAGCAGCGGCTGAAGTTCGCTCTCGAGGAGGGCGGACGTGTGGCCGACCGCGCCAGCGCTCCCCTGGCGGGCCTGCGGCGGCAATGGGACGGTCTGCGGCAGGAGCGTCGCGACAAGTTGCAGGATCTGCTGCGGCGTCTCGGTCCGTTGCTGCAGGACACGGTGATCGCACAACGCCACGGGCGTCCTGTGCTGGCGGTCAAGGCCGGAGCGGTGGGACAGGTGCCGGGGCAGGTGCATGACAGTTCGGCCTCGGGCAGCACCCTGTTCGTGGAGCCACGTTCCGTGCTCGCGATCGGCAACCGGCTGGTGGACATTGAGGCCCGGATCCGTGAGGAGGAGCTGCGGGTCCTGGCTGAGCTGAGCGAGCGGGTGGCGGAGCAGGAGCAGCCGCTCAACGTTCTCAATGGAGTGCTGCTTCGGCTGGACCTGGCGCTGGCTCGAGGCCGTTACGGTCGCTGGCTGGGAGGATCGGTGCCCCAGCTGGAGGACCGGCCGGAGGCGCCGTTCCGGCTGGAGAACCTGCGCCACCCCCTGCTGGTTTGGCAGGAGAAGCATGACGAAGGCCCGGCTGTGGTGCCGATCTCGGTGGAGGTGTCTGAAGAGCTGCGGGTCGTTGCGATCACTGGTCCCAACACCGGCGGCAAGACCGTGACCCTGAAGAGCATCGGTCTGGCGGCCCTGATGGCCCGCGCGGGCATGCTGCTTCCCTGTTCCGGGCAGCCGTCGCTGCCGTGGTGCGCTCAGGTGTTGGCGGACATCGGTGATGAGCAGTCCCTGCAGCAGAGCCTCTCCACCTTCAGCGGCCATGTGAAGCGGATCGGTCGCATCCTGGACGCGTTGCAGCAGGGGCCCGCCCCGGCTCTGGTGCTTCTCGATGAGGTGGGTGCAGGCACCGACCCCAGCGAGGGCACCGCCCTGGCGACGGCCTTGCTGAAGGCTCTCGCGGATCGGGCCCGGCTCACGATCGCCACCACCCACTTCGGTGAACTGAAGGCACTCAAGTACGGCGATGGCCGTTTTGAGAACGCCTCGGTGGCTTTCAACCCTGAGACGCTCTCACCCACCTATGAATTGCTGTGGGGCATCCCCGGGCGCAGCAATGCCCTGGCGATCGCCACCCGGCTTGGCCTCGACCGGCAGGTGCTGGATCAGGCCCAGGAGCTGCTCGCTCCAGCCGGAGATGGAGAGGTCAACAGTGTCATCCGTGGTCTCGAGGAGCAACGGCAACGCCAGCAGGCCGCGGCGGAGGATGCCGCGGCACTGCTGGCCCGCACCGAGCTGCTGCATGAGGAGTTGCTGCAGCGCTGGCAGCAGCAGAAACAGCAGTCAGCGGAGCGCCAGGAGCAGGGCCGGCAGCGTCTGGAGCGTTCGATCCGTGACGGTCAGAAGGAGGTGCGCACCCTGATCCGTCGGCTGAGGGACGGCCAGGCTGATGGTGAGACGGCCCGGCGGGCCGGCCAGCGCCTGCGCAAGCTGGAGGACCGTCATCGGCCTGAACCGGAGCGCCGGGCGCACGCTGGATGGCGGCCCCAGGTGGGAGACCGCATCCGTCTGCTGGCTCTCGGGAAGGCTGCTGATGTGCTGGAGATGTCAGACGATGGTTTGCAGCTCACCGTGCGTTGCGGCGTGATGCGCAGCACCGTGGAGCTGGCGGCGGTAGAAAGTCTCGATGGCCGCAAGCCGGAGCCGCCGGAGGCGGTGGTGAAGGTGAAAGCCCGGACGCCATCAGGAGGCGGCGGTCAGGTGCGCACGTCGCGCAACACGGTGGATGTCCGTGGTCTTCGGGTTCATGAAGCGGAGGCTGCCGTGGAGGAGCACCTGCGCTCTGCGTCCGGTGCCGTCTGGGTGATCCACGGGATCGGGACCGGGAAGCTGAAGCGCGGCCTGCGGGCCTGGCTGGACACGGTGCCCTACGTGGAACGCGTCACCGATGCGGACCAGGGCGATGGTGGACAGGGCTGCAGCGTGGTCTGGCTGCGCTGA